One stretch of Anguilla anguilla isolate fAngAng1 chromosome 5, fAngAng1.pri, whole genome shotgun sequence DNA includes these proteins:
- the LOC118226819 gene encoding cysteine--tRNA ligase, cytoplasmic-like, giving the protein MAGPGELAFDHDFLLHISDEVKRVAALNEYLSVRSYLAGFTVSGADLETFELLREPPSPQHVHALRWYRHISALRTSQHAPALNINPSTEYSSKEKRVQPSWSPPTGTEPPKLRLYNSLTRSKEVFVPQNGRKVLWYCCGPTVYDASHMGHARSYISFDILRRILMNYFDYNVFYCMNITDIDDKIIKRARQNYLLEQYKTRKPAPSQVLQDVLTAREPFQAKLVETTEPDKRQMLERLDAAVAAALGPLQGALQDGAADTVILSHAQVLLDEAKDLLSDWLDSQFGSQVTENSIFSLLPKYWEGEYHKDMDALNVLPPDVLTRVSEYVPEIVEFVEKIVGNGFGYVSNGSVYFDTAKFDGSDKHSYAKLVPEAVGDQKALQEGEGDLSISADRLNEKKSQSDFALWKTSKPGEPSWDSPWGKGRPGWHIECSAMAGSILRESMDIHGGGFDLRFPHHDNELAQSEAFFDNDHWVRYFLHTGHLTIAGCKMSKSLKNFITIKDALSKHTARQLRLAFLMHSWKDTLDYSSNTMESAIQYEKFLNEFFLNVKDILRAPADITGQFEKWEGPEMELNQSFYERKAAVHEALCDNIDTRTALEEMRSLVGQSNAYIASRKSAKLAPNRLLLESIALYLTNMLKMFGAINGAESIGFPVGGDGQNVDLESTVMPYLKVLSDFREGVRKIAREEKVTEVLQMCDEVRDSTLPELGVRLEDHEGLPTVVKLVDRETLLKEKEEKRKVEEEKRKKKEEALKKKQEQERARLEKMKIHPSEMFRSETDKYSSFDETGFPTHDVEGKEISKGQTKKLRKLYEAQEKLHKEYLEATQNRS; this is encoded by the exons ATGGCAGGACCGGGAGAACTGG CTTTTGATCATGACTTCTTGCTGCACATAAGCGACGAAGTCAAGAGGGTGGCGGCCCTGAACGAGTACCTGAGCGTCCGCAGCTATCTGGCCGGATTCACCGTCTCTGGGGCGGACCTGGAAACCTTTGAGCTCCTTCGTGAGCCTCCGTCCCCGCAGCACGTGCATGCTCTGCGCTGGTACAGGCACATATCGGCCCTGCGGACGAGCCAGCATGCACCAGCCCTGAATATAAACCCCAGCACAGAGTACAGCT CAAAGGAGAAGAGGGTGCAGCCTTCTTGGTCTCCTCCGACAGGAACAGAACCCCCAAAACTGCGACTGTACAACAGCCTTACTCGCTCCAAG GAGGTGTTTGTCCCACAGAATGGAAGGAAAGTTCTGTGGTACTGCTGCGGACCCACTGTGTACGATGCGTCACACATGGGCCACGCCAG ATCGTACATCTCATTCGACATCCTACGAAGAATACTGATGAACTACTTTGATTACAATGTCTTTTACTGCATGAACATCACAGACATCGATGATAAA ATCATTAAAAGAGCTCGACAGAACTACCTGCTGGAGCAGTACAAAACCAGGAAACCTGCCCCATCACAAGTGCTGCAAGACGTGCTAACAGCCAGGGAG CCTTTTCAGGCCAAGCTGGTGGAGACAACAGAACCCGACAAAAGACAGATGCTGGAGCGGCTGGATGCCGCAGTGGCCGCTGCACTGGGtcccctgcagggggcgctgcaggaTGGAGCTGCAGACACTGTCATACTGAGCCATGCCCAG GTTTTACTGGATGAAGCTAAGGATCTattatctgattggctggattcCCAGTTTGGCAGTCAGGTGACAGAGAATTCCATCTTTTCACTTCTGCCAAAGTATTGGGAAGGAGAGTACCACAAGGACATGGATGCATTGAAT gTGCTTCCTCCCGATGTACTCACCCGGGTCAGCGAGTACGTGCCTGAAATTGTGGAGTTTGTCGAGAAGATTGTGGGCAATGGTTTTGG TTATGTGTCCAACGGGTCAGTGTATTTTGACACAGCCAAGTTTGACGGCAGCGACAAGCACTCTTATGCCAAGCTGGTGCCAGAGGCAGTGGGGGACCAGAAGGCCttgcaggagggagagg GTGACCTGAGTATCTCAGCTGACAGGCTCAATGAGAAGAAGTCTCAGAGTGACTTTGCCCTGTGGAAGACCTCCAAACCTGGGGAACCATCCTGGGACTCCCCCTGGGGGAAG GGTCGCCCTGGTTGGCACATTGAGTGCTCTGCTATGGCTGGCTCAATTTTGAGAGAGTCCATGGACATTCATGGAGGAGGATTTGATCTGCGTTTCCCCCATCATGACAATGAGTTGGCACAGTCTGAG GCCTTCTTCGACAATGACCACTGGGTCCGCTACTTCCTGCACACGGGCCACCTGACCATTGCAGGCTGCAAGATGTCCAAATCCCTGAAGAACTTCATCACCATTAAGGATGCGCTCTCCAAACACACCG CTCGGCAGTTGCGGCTTGCTTTCCTCATGCACTCGTGGAAGGACACCTTGGACTACTCCAGTAACACGATGGAGTCTGCCATCCAGTACGAGAAGTTCCTGAAT GAGTTTTTCCTCAATGTGAAGGATATACTGAGAGCCCCTGCTGACATCACTGGCCAGTTTGagaagtgggaggggccagagatGGAGCTGAACCAGAG TTTCTACGAGAGGAAAGCTGCGGTTCACGAAGCCCTGTGCGACAACATCGACACGCGAACCGCTCTGGAGGAAATGAGGTCACTGGTTGGCCAGAGCAATGCTTACATCGCCAGCCGGAAGAGCGCCAAGTTGGCACCCAATCGCTTGCTGCTTGAGAGCATTGCCCTCTACCTCACCAACATGCTGAAG atgttTGGGGCAATTAACGGAGCGGAGTCTATCGGGTTCCCAGTGGGAGGAGATGGACAGAATGTGGAC CTGGAAAGCACTGTGATGCCCTACTTAAAAGTGCTGTCAGACTTCAGGGAAGGAGTTCGGAAGATTGCCAGAGAAGAGAAGG tgacAGAGGTTCTGCAGATGTGTGATGAGGTGAGAGACAGCACCCTCCCAGAATTGGGGGTACGCCTGGAGGACCATGAAG gtcTCCCCACggtggtcaaactggtggacAGAGAGACCCTtctgaaggagaaagaggagaagaggaag GTTGAAGAGGAGAAGCGGAAGAAAAAAGAGGaggcattaaaaaagaaacaggagcaggaa AGAGCTCGGTTGGAAAAGATGAAGATTCATCCCAGCGAGATGTTCCGCTCAGAAACAGACAAGTACTCCAGCTTTGACGAAACG ggattccCCACTCATGACGTTGAGGGAAAGGAGATCAGCAAAGGACAAACCAAGAAGCTCCGTAAACTCTATGAGGCTCAAGAAAAGTTGCACAAGGAGTACCTCGAGGCCACCCAGAACAGAAGCTGA